From the Elusimicrobiota bacterium genome, the window CTGATGTGGTTGTTTGGCTTGCGGCAATTGTTGGTGACGGTGCTTGCCAGTTGAATCCCGAATTAACAAAATCAATCAATCAGGATTCTGTTGCTTGGCTTGCAAATAATTATCACGGCAGAATTGTTTTTATGTCCACATGTTCGGTTTACGGTGCACAGAAGAGCGAGTTGAACGAAAATTCTCTGGTAAATCCTCTATCCGTTTATGCAGAAACAAAATTGAACGCGGAAAAATATTTGAAACATAAAAATGCAATCATCTTCCGGCTCGGAACTTTGTTTGGTGTAGGCGATCTTTATTCACGCATCCGTTTGGATTTGGTTGTGAATATTCTAACAGTACGTGCATACGTTGAAGGACAAATTAGTGTATTCGGCGGTGATCAATTCCGTCCGCTGCTTCACGTTAAAGATGTAGCGCGTGCCGTGCTAATGAATTTGGAAACAGAACACAAAGGTGTTTACAATCTTGCGCGTCAAAACGTTCGCATAATGGATTTGGCGTATCAAGTTCGAATGCACTTTCCCGATATGATTATTGAACACACTGACATGCCGTTTCAGGATACACGCAATTACCGCGTTTCGGCAAAAAAAGCTGAAGAAGTTTTCGGATTCAAATCGATTCATTCTGTT encodes:
- a CDS encoding SDR family oxidoreductase is translated as MKNVLIVGGAGYVGGAITDLIKQSNYNVRVYDALLYEDSFRKPVDFVYGDIRDHEKLIPHLKWADVVVWLAAIVGDGACQLNPELTKSINQDSVAWLANNYHGRIVFMSTCSVYGAQKSELNENSLVNPLSVYAETKLNAEKYLKHKNAIIFRLGTLFGVGDLYSRIRLDLVVNILTVRAYVEGQISVFGGDQFRPLLHVKDVARAVLMNLETEHKGVYNLARQNVRIMDLAYQVRMHFPDMIIEHTDMPFQDTRNYRVSAKKAEEVFGFKSIHSVDEGIEELKFLVETKRIKDLKSPRYSNQDYLKENQKKLFIKSFNKIGVVK